The Clostridium sporogenes genome contains a region encoding:
- a CDS encoding sensor histidine kinase, giving the protein MGKLTGKLIRNFMTIISIVIVISLIFISMLLPYIYNNMQFKDLKAVSNEIYKSLNNYDNYEDEISKYEIDFIILSKNGEDKIFTSGTLPGKGMLKNINIDTLSQKGKYAMHKGASEFLYYKNKTDLGDIIVFKNNRLSSQFIKATYIVLISIFFLAIFISIPIVSFLGKKLTNPIIKLEKASLDITQGNFNIDVDNIKTKDEIEELSKSIKIMAKELENKNIMQKNFIANVSHDFKTPLSVIRNYSEAIYDNIIDENEKTDYAKEIINEVDRLNGLVMDIMQLSKLQRGKDLLKKEYFLVDDFLFSFKDVFKIPLNKKNIKLLIRVTDKNIKILGDKSYLYRVIYNFIDNGIKFTNEGGKIELGVDIVEDNVKIYVKDNGVGIDEKYLENIWQRYYKDKKSGGVGLGLAICGEILNMHDFKYGVKSEKNIGTEFYFFTKFNY; this is encoded by the coding sequence TTGGGGAAATTAACGGGAAAATTAATTAGAAATTTTATGACTATAATTAGCATAGTCATAGTTATATCCTTAATTTTTATAAGTATGCTGTTGCCTTATATATATAATAATATGCAATTTAAAGACTTAAAAGCAGTTTCAAATGAGATATATAAGTCCTTAAATAATTATGATAATTATGAGGATGAAATATCTAAATATGAGATAGATTTTATTATACTTTCAAAAAATGGTGAGGACAAAATATTTACTAGTGGCACATTACCAGGAAAGGGTATGCTAAAAAATATTAATATTGATACTTTATCACAAAAAGGAAAATATGCTATGCATAAGGGCGCTAGTGAATTTTTATACTATAAAAATAAAACAGATTTAGGAGATATTATTGTTTTTAAAAATAATAGACTTTCCTCACAATTTATAAAAGCTACCTATATTGTGCTAATTAGCATATTTTTTCTAGCAATTTTTATATCTATACCTATAGTAAGTTTCCTTGGCAAAAAACTTACAAACCCAATTATAAAGCTTGAAAAGGCTTCATTAGACATAACTCAAGGAAATTTTAATATAGATGTGGATAATATAAAAACTAAGGATGAGATTGAAGAGCTATCCAAAAGTATTAAAATAATGGCAAAGGAATTAGAAAACAAAAATATAATGCAGAAAAACTTCATTGCTAATGTATCCCATGATTTTAAAACTCCATTAAGTGTTATAAGAAATTATTCAGAAGCTATCTATGATAATATAATTGATGAAAATGAAAAGACAGATTATGCAAAGGAAATAATAAATGAAGTGGATAGATTAAATGGATTAGTTATGGATATTATGCAACTATCTAAATTACAGAGAGGAAAGGATTTATTAAAAAAAGAGTATTTTTTAGTAGATGATTTTTTATTTAGCTTCAAAGATGTGTTTAAAATACCATTAAATAAGAAAAATATAAAATTATTAATTAGGGTAACTGATAAAAATATAAAGATCTTGGGGGATAAAAGTTATTTATATAGAGTAATTTATAATTTTATTGATAATGGAATAAAATTTACAAATGAAGGTGGAAAAATAGAACTAGGAGTAGATATTGTAGAAGATAATGTTAAGATATACGTAAAAGATAATGGTGTAGGTATAGATGAAAAATATTTAGAAAACATATGGCAAAGATATTATAAAGATAAAAAAAGTGGTGGTGTAGGATTAGGGTTAGCCATATGTGGAGAAATACTAAATATGCATGATTTTAAATATGGAGTTAAAAGTGAAAAAAATATAGGTACAGAGTTTTATTTTTTTACTAAATTTAATTATTAA